From Terriglobia bacterium, one genomic window encodes:
- the leuS gene encoding leucine--tRNA ligase codes for MPVYNPHRIEPKWQEYWEQNKVFRAVDQAGKKLYVLDMFPYPSGEGLHVGHPEGYTATDMYCRFQRMRGHNVLHPIGYDAFGLPAEQYAIQTGTHPRVTTERNIANIRRQIRRLGYSYDWDREFATTDPEYMRWTQWIFLVLFHTWFDPDLEWVGPGGSKQRGKGRPIDELPIPPEIRKQGEAAERKYRDSFRLAYQAESLVNWCPDLGTVLADEEVIDGRSERGDYPVQRIPLRQWNLRITAYADRLVEDLALLDWPEPIKEMQHNWVGRSEGAEVDFFAAEPGPAYAAWRAARAGSLFPEAAEPAAIRVYTTRPDTLFGATYMVLAPEHPLVEKLTTPERRDEVEEYRRRVAAMSEEDRIAGRGEKSGIFTGGYATNPATGERIPVWIADYVLISYGTGAIMGVPGHDERDFDFAKRFNLEIRAVVMPPEGWLVQMNSSRAEYGKRVAELTAAFVDDGHGMQSANAEVSLNELPTTEAKKTITSWLAKESLGRAAVKYKLRNWLFSRQRYWGEPIPILHEVDAQGMPTGLTRAVAEDQLPVLLPELDDFEPTGRPGGPLEKAIEWIRVFENGRLLHRETNTMPQWAGSCWYYLRFCDPKNDRAAWDPERERSWMPVDLYVGGAEHAVLHLLYARFWHKVLFDRGYVSTLEPFKRLINQGMILSITYRTKEGRIVPYTQIRFGEGKAVHAETGEDLAGEVEKMSKARGNVIPVDVPLQQYGADTTRLYEMFMGPLETTKPWSMQGVEGISRFLNRAWRMIIDEPADGLQLNSRIRSGDNPGADPTAEQLRVLHRTIQAVTEDMLGLRFNTAISRLMEFVNFFTGQENRPLSCMEIFALLLAPLAPHLAEELWQALGHAASLAYEAWPAFNENYTREDTIELPVQINGRLRSRLVASSSANKEELERAALADAKIRKHIEGATVRKVIIVPRKLINIVAN; via the coding sequence ATGCCTGTTTATAATCCTCACAGGATCGAGCCCAAGTGGCAGGAGTATTGGGAACAGAACAAGGTATTTCGTGCGGTAGATCAGGCGGGAAAGAAGCTGTACGTTCTGGATATGTTTCCCTATCCTTCGGGCGAAGGGCTTCACGTGGGGCATCCGGAGGGATACACCGCAACCGACATGTACTGCCGGTTTCAACGCATGCGCGGCCACAATGTGCTGCACCCGATAGGATACGACGCGTTCGGGCTGCCTGCCGAGCAATACGCCATCCAGACCGGAACCCACCCGCGCGTGACAACCGAGCGCAACATCGCCAACATCCGGCGCCAGATCAGGCGGCTGGGCTACAGTTACGATTGGGACCGCGAGTTCGCGACCACGGATCCGGAATACATGCGCTGGACCCAGTGGATCTTCCTGGTTCTCTTCCACACATGGTTCGACCCTGACCTGGAGTGGGTTGGGCCCGGCGGCAGCAAACAGCGTGGGAAAGGGCGCCCGATCGACGAGCTGCCCATCCCTCCCGAGATCCGGAAGCAGGGGGAAGCCGCCGAGAGGAAGTACCGGGATTCCTTCCGGCTTGCCTATCAGGCGGAGTCGCTCGTGAACTGGTGCCCGGATTTGGGCACGGTGCTCGCGGATGAGGAAGTCATCGACGGCCGCTCGGAACGAGGGGATTACCCGGTCCAGCGGATTCCTCTCAGACAGTGGAACCTGCGCATAACCGCCTACGCGGACCGGTTGGTCGAGGATTTGGCGCTGCTCGACTGGCCGGAGCCGATCAAAGAGATGCAGCACAACTGGGTGGGGCGGAGCGAAGGGGCCGAGGTCGACTTTTTCGCCGCCGAGCCCGGGCCGGCCTACGCCGCCTGGCGCGCCGCCCGCGCCGGCAGCCTCTTCCCCGAAGCAGCCGAACCCGCAGCAATTCGCGTGTACACCACCCGGCCGGATACCCTTTTCGGGGCAACTTATATGGTGCTCGCCCCCGAGCATCCGCTGGTCGAAAAACTGACAACGCCGGAGCGCCGCGACGAGGTGGAAGAATATCGCAGGCGCGTCGCCGCCATGAGCGAGGAGGACCGGATTGCGGGCCGCGGCGAGAAGAGCGGGATCTTTACGGGCGGATATGCCACCAACCCTGCTACGGGGGAGCGGATCCCGGTCTGGATCGCCGACTATGTTCTCATCAGCTACGGCACCGGCGCAATCATGGGCGTCCCGGGGCACGATGAGCGGGACTTCGACTTCGCCAAGAGATTCAACCTCGAAATTCGAGCCGTAGTCATGCCGCCCGAAGGCTGGCTGGTCCAGATGAACTCGTCACGAGCAGAATATGGGAAGCGGGTCGCCGAATTGACAGCCGCCTTCGTGGACGACGGTCACGGCATGCAATCCGCGAATGCAGAAGTCTCGCTGAACGAGTTGCCGACGACGGAAGCAAAGAAGACCATTACCTCCTGGCTGGCCAAGGAAAGCCTCGGCCGCGCGGCTGTGAAATACAAACTGCGCAATTGGCTCTTCAGCAGGCAACGTTACTGGGGCGAGCCCATCCCCATACTACATGAGGTCGATGCCCAGGGAATGCCGACCGGGCTCACTAGAGCCGTGGCGGAAGACCAGCTCCCAGTGCTGCTTCCTGAACTCGATGATTTCGAGCCCACCGGGCGCCCCGGGGGGCCTCTGGAGAAGGCCATCGAGTGGATCCGCGTGTTTGAGAACGGCCGGTTGCTGCACCGCGAAACCAACACCATGCCGCAATGGGCCGGTTCCTGCTGGTACTATCTGCGCTTCTGCGATCCGAAAAATGATCGGGCGGCCTGGGATCCCGAGCGGGAGCGTTCCTGGATGCCGGTTGACCTCTATGTGGGAGGCGCGGAACACGCTGTCCTGCATCTTCTGTATGCGAGATTCTGGCACAAGGTCCTCTTCGATCGCGGCTATGTTTCGACGCTGGAACCCTTCAAGCGCCTGATCAATCAGGGCATGATCCTGTCCATCACCTATCGCACCAAAGAAGGAAGGATCGTCCCTTACACCCAGATAAGATTCGGTGAAGGCAAGGCTGTTCACGCCGAGACGGGCGAAGATCTCGCCGGTGAAGTCGAGAAAATGTCCAAGGCGCGCGGAAACGTAATTCCCGTAGACGTCCCGCTGCAACAATACGGAGCAGACACAACGCGGCTCTACGAGATGTTCATGGGCCCGCTCGAAACCACCAAGCCCTGGAGCATGCAGGGAGTGGAAGGGATCAGCCGTTTTCTCAACCGCGCCTGGCGCATGATCATCGACGAACCGGCCGACGGGCTGCAGCTCAATTCCAGGATCCGCTCGGGGGACAATCCCGGCGCGGACCCCACGGCGGAGCAACTCCGCGTCCTGCACCGCACGATACAAGCGGTCACGGAAGACATGCTCGGTCTGCGTTTCAATACGGCGATCAGCCGCCTGATGGAATTCGTCAATTTCTTCACGGGCCAGGAGAATCGGCCGCTATCGTGCATGGAAATCTTCGCCCTCCTGCTCGCTCCGCTCGCTCCGCATCTCGCTGAAGAACTCTGGCAGGCGCTCGGACACGCGGCGTCGCTGGCTTACGAAGCCTGGCCGGCTTTCAACGAAAACTACACGCGCGAGGACACAATCGAGCTGCCGGTTCAGATCAACGGCCGTTTGCGAAGTCGGCTCGTCGCCTCCTCCTCCGCAAACAAGGAAGAGCTGGAACGGGCCGCGCTGGCCGATGCTAAAATCCGAAAACATATCGAGGGCGCCACCGTCAGGAAAGTGATCATCGTTCCGCGCAAACTCATCAATATCGTGGCCAACTGA
- a CDS encoding response regulator: MNQEKQLRLLVCDPDPQGQKMIKEYLRDSSIRVFFTSPSEPFEVTLTKHSPFNAVVIDLSNPAKRSCDVLVSAVKQVAPSAEVIFMSRLADEMLWSQVLALGAYDLLAKPPERTEFLRTVFGAVQHIQAA; encoded by the coding sequence ATGAATCAGGAAAAGCAACTGCGGTTGCTCGTGTGCGACCCGGATCCGCAGGGTCAAAAAATGATAAAGGAATATCTGCGGGATTCCTCGATCAGGGTTTTTTTCACTTCCCCGTCTGAACCTTTCGAAGTCACATTGACGAAGCACTCCCCTTTCAACGCCGTGGTAATCGACCTTTCGAACCCTGCGAAGAGATCCTGTGATGTTCTTGTTTCAGCCGTAAAGCAAGTAGCTCCGAGCGCCGAAGTAATCTTCATGTCCAGACTCGCTGACGAGATGTTGTGGAGCCAGGTGTTAGCCCTGGGGGCATATGACCTGCTGGCCAAGCCTCCGGAGCGGACGGAGTTCCTGCGTACGGTGTTTGGTGCCGTGCAGCACATACAGGCAGCCTGA
- a CDS encoding radical SAM protein, translated as MANFLRVAAHPWIAARLAALQGEKWFFDALYPRSAEGRASRIRQVGIRITDLCNLRCRTCGQWGEGGFLLQHDPKALKQDEVTPARYQQVFADLVAHGHRPILYFWGGEPMLYPGILELVATGARLQLPVAIATNGTRVAAAAEQLVRAPLFLLQISIDGHTADLHNRLRPATGRGDNFQAIESGLEAVHKARTRRTGLPMIASLTTISRENGAHLIDIYDTFRERVDMFVFYLSWWIDEADAAAHEQDFSRRFGSKPTLHRGWIGQWKADDHTGLAGQIEALLSRSREPGAVPVTFIPFLRGEEALAAYYTNHRERFGYDQCISIFQVIEVNSNGDVSPCRDYHDYVVGNVKTTTLSELWNSERYLAFRRSLATEGLMPVCSRCCGLMGY; from the coding sequence ATGGCGAACTTCCTGCGGGTGGCTGCACATCCTTGGATTGCGGCCAGGCTGGCCGCATTGCAGGGGGAGAAGTGGTTTTTCGACGCCCTGTACCCGCGGTCGGCCGAAGGCCGTGCGAGCCGGATCCGGCAGGTAGGCATCCGGATCACCGATCTCTGCAACCTGCGGTGCCGCACCTGCGGCCAGTGGGGGGAAGGCGGATTCCTGCTCCAGCATGATCCCAAGGCTCTGAAACAGGACGAGGTGACTCCCGCGCGTTACCAGCAGGTGTTTGCCGATCTGGTTGCCCACGGGCATCGGCCGATCCTGTATTTCTGGGGTGGAGAGCCCATGCTGTATCCAGGCATTCTGGAGCTTGTGGCGACGGGCGCGCGCCTGCAGCTGCCCGTGGCCATCGCCACCAACGGCACACGCGTCGCCGCGGCGGCTGAACAGCTGGTCCGTGCTCCGCTGTTCCTTCTGCAAATCTCCATCGATGGCCATACTGCGGATCTGCACAACCGTCTTCGTCCCGCCACCGGCAGAGGAGACAACTTCCAGGCGATCGAATCGGGTCTTGAGGCGGTCCACAAGGCGCGAACGCGGCGGACGGGGCTGCCGATGATCGCTTCGCTGACGACGATCTCGAGAGAGAATGGCGCCCATCTGATCGACATCTATGACACGTTCCGGGAGCGGGTGGACATGTTCGTTTTCTACCTTTCCTGGTGGATCGACGAGGCGGATGCCGCGGCCCACGAACAGGATTTCTCGCGGCGGTTCGGGTCGAAGCCGACGCTTCACCGCGGATGGATCGGACAATGGAAGGCCGACGATCACACCGGCCTCGCCGGACAGATCGAGGCCCTGCTGTCACGATCGCGCGAGCCGGGCGCAGTACCCGTTACCTTCATTCCATTCTTGCGCGGGGAAGAGGCGCTGGCGGCGTACTACACCAACCACCGGGAACGGTTCGGCTACGACCAGTGTATTTCCATCTTTCAGGTGATAGAGGTGAACAGCAACGGTGATGTGTCCCCCTGCCGCGATTACCACGATTATGTCGTGGGCAACGTCAAGACCACCACGTTGTCAGAATTGTGGAACTCTGAACGCTACCTTGCGTTCCGGCGCAGTCTCGCAACCGAAGGGCTGATGCCGGTCTGTTCGCGTTGTTGCGGCCTGATGGGATATTGA
- a CDS encoding glycosyltransferase, whose translation MIEWMLWGLIAALAGSLAGLVWAARRAILAIPAPVTSAPSRRVAVIVPVAGLGEPIEASIHSLLNQTHSSFEVVVVLRDAEDPAAAAVQAAIRGKAAATCVFAGPATACGQKNHNLLAGVAEVGDRAEVLVFADAGHVFPAGWLDRLVAPIGRGEAEVTSGYHAVRPANGKFVPWIYAACVEMMHVTQNAPGLRQPWGGAMAISRPTFERLKVADTWRTSVVDDVSLARVLRAHRVKVLLVPLLRLETSVATLNLHDLFEWLVRQLQYIRFIFPGSWILMGLWGLLQIAALGAAAVLVVMGTVSLASVLLLAALDLAVLAVLLLQIRLLHPVPCPPVRWLAASAVSLLILCAAHAAAGLRREIRWRGICYQVKSGGRVVEIRHPGSLIRAERAGA comes from the coding sequence ATGATCGAGTGGATGCTGTGGGGATTGATAGCAGCGTTGGCCGGATCGCTTGCGGGGCTGGTATGGGCCGCTCGACGTGCTATCCTGGCCATTCCCGCACCGGTCACCTCTGCCCCCAGTCGCCGCGTGGCGGTGATCGTGCCGGTTGCCGGGCTGGGCGAACCGATTGAAGCATCGATTCACTCGCTGCTGAACCAGACCCATTCGTCCTTTGAGGTGGTGGTGGTCTTGCGGGATGCAGAAGACCCGGCGGCCGCGGCGGTCCAGGCGGCCATCCGGGGAAAAGCGGCCGCGACCTGTGTTTTTGCCGGTCCGGCGACTGCGTGCGGCCAGAAGAATCACAACCTGTTGGCCGGGGTGGCTGAGGTCGGAGATCGCGCCGAGGTGCTGGTGTTTGCGGACGCGGGCCACGTGTTCCCCGCCGGATGGCTGGATCGCCTGGTGGCGCCGATCGGCCGCGGCGAGGCGGAGGTGACAAGCGGTTATCATGCGGTCAGACCGGCGAATGGGAAATTCGTGCCGTGGATTTACGCCGCCTGTGTCGAGATGATGCATGTCACCCAGAATGCGCCCGGGTTACGGCAGCCGTGGGGCGGAGCCATGGCGATCTCGCGCCCGACATTTGAACGGCTGAAGGTTGCGGACACCTGGCGCACTTCGGTGGTGGATGACGTGTCGCTGGCACGCGTTCTCAGAGCCCACCGCGTCAAGGTTCTCCTCGTGCCTCTGTTGCGCCTGGAAACGTCGGTGGCCACATTGAATCTGCACGACTTGTTTGAATGGCTGGTGCGCCAGCTTCAGTATATACGCTTCATTTTTCCGGGCAGCTGGATCTTGATGGGCCTGTGGGGCCTCCTGCAAATCGCCGCCTTGGGTGCGGCGGCGGTACTGGTAGTGATGGGCACGGTGAGCCTGGCATCAGTCCTGCTGCTGGCCGCGCTCGATCTCGCGGTGCTGGCCGTACTCCTGCTCCAGATCCGGCTTCTGCACCCCGTGCCATGCCCGCCGGTCCGGTGGCTGGCCGCAAGCGCGGTGTCGCTGTTGATCCTCTGTGCGGCTCATGCGGCGGCCGGGCTGCGCCGCGAGATCAGGTGGCGGGGCATCTGCTACCAGGTGAAGAGCGGGGGCCGGGTGGTCGAGATCCGTCACCCTGGTTCCCTGATCAGGGCCGAGCGCGCAGGCGCCTAG
- the phoU gene encoding phosphate signaling complex protein PhoU, with protein sequence MRHFDRELEQLKCKLLEMSSLVETAIHHSITAVVQKDPSLAEDVLKNEARINQMEIEIDDLAIKLLALQQPMAVDLRLITAALKINNDLERMGDLAVNIAQRALELIQEPVIKPLIDIPHIGALVQSMVRKALDSFVTRDEQLARSVLASDDAVDDLRTASIHELISFMEQAPRNIPQALSLLSVVRNLERIADHSTNIAEDVLFYVKGIDVRHHAEVRE encoded by the coding sequence TTGCGCCACTTTGACCGAGAGCTCGAGCAGCTCAAGTGCAAACTTCTTGAAATGAGTTCGCTTGTGGAGACGGCGATCCACCATAGCATCACGGCGGTGGTCCAGAAAGACCCGTCGCTTGCCGAGGATGTCTTGAAAAACGAGGCAAGGATCAATCAGATGGAAATCGAAATCGACGATCTTGCCATCAAGCTTCTGGCGCTGCAGCAGCCGATGGCCGTGGACCTGCGGCTGATTACGGCGGCTCTCAAAATCAACAACGACCTGGAGCGCATGGGCGACCTCGCCGTGAATATCGCCCAACGGGCCCTCGAGCTGATTCAGGAACCGGTCATCAAACCGCTGATTGATATACCTCACATAGGAGCGCTGGTGCAGTCCATGGTGCGGAAGGCCCTGGATTCGTTTGTTACCCGCGATGAACAGCTCGCCCGCAGCGTGCTGGCTTCCGATGATGCCGTCGATGATCTGCGAACCGCAAGCATCCACGAGCTGATCAGCTTCATGGAGCAAGCACCGAGAAACATACCTCAGGCGCTGAGCCTGCTCTCGGTGGTTCGCAATCTGGAACGGATTGCCGACCACTCCACCAACATCGCAGAGGACGTGCTCTTTTATGTAAAAGGCATCGACGTCCGTCACCACGCGGAAGTTCGCGAGTAG
- the pstB gene encoding phosphate ABC transporter ATP-binding protein PstB, producing the protein MTTNPANEPEADIQGLPKLKSSHLNFYYGAYQAIHDVSLDIHANRITAFIGPSGCGKSTFLRVLNRMYETVRNTRVEGDVLLDGENILGIEVSQLRLRVGMVFQKSNPFPKSIFDNVAYGLKVNGTRRKPDLEAAVVRSLQRAALWDEVKDKLHKSAHELSGGQQQRLCIARALAVNPEVLLLDEPCSALDPIAAAKIEELLFRIKDSCSIVIVTHNMQQAARVADYTGFFLLGKLIEFDTTKIIFERPRIQATEDYITGRFG; encoded by the coding sequence ATGACGACGAATCCTGCCAATGAACCCGAGGCCGACATCCAGGGACTTCCCAAGCTGAAGTCGTCGCACTTGAACTTCTATTATGGTGCTTATCAGGCAATTCATGACGTCAGCCTGGACATCCATGCCAACAGGATCACTGCATTCATTGGTCCTTCCGGATGCGGAAAATCGACGTTCCTGCGCGTTCTCAACCGCATGTACGAGACGGTCCGCAACACGCGCGTCGAGGGTGATGTGCTTCTCGACGGCGAAAACATCCTCGGCATCGAAGTGTCGCAACTGCGGTTGCGTGTAGGCATGGTGTTCCAGAAATCGAATCCGTTCCCGAAGTCGATTTTTGACAATGTCGCCTACGGTCTGAAAGTGAACGGGACCAGGCGCAAACCGGATCTCGAAGCAGCGGTAGTGCGCAGTCTGCAGCGGGCGGCGCTCTGGGACGAGGTGAAGGACAAGCTCCACAAGTCGGCGCATGAGCTTTCAGGCGGCCAGCAGCAACGGTTATGCATTGCCCGGGCGCTGGCCGTGAACCCGGAGGTGCTTCTCCTCGACGAGCCTTGTTCGGCACTTGACCCCATTGCTGCCGCCAAGATCGAGGAGCTGCTTTTCCGGATCAAGGACAGCTGCAGCATTGTGATCGTAACTCACAACATGCAGCAGGCCGCGCGGGTTGCCGATTACACCGGGTTTTTCCTGCTCGGCAAATTGATTGAATTTGACACGACCAAAATCATCTTCGAGCGGCCCAGGATCCAGGCCACCGAAGACTATATCACCGGCAGGTTCGGATAA
- the pstA gene encoding phosphate ABC transporter permease PstA, producing the protein MMRRLSLRRKAVNTVMLTATGLCTLLAISVLFYLIGYLLVKGGGALNWSFFTRLPVPVGETGGGMANAILGSAKVLLLAALIGVPIGFLAGVYLSEYGGAAFSSVVRFVTDLLNGVPSIVMGIFVYTLLILRMKHFSAFAGGVALGIMMIPIALRSTEEFLRAVPASLREGAMALGAPKWRTIATVVIPAAFRGIVSGMMLNLARVAGETAPLLFTSLNNQFWSSGWNQPTATLPVMIFTYAIAPYPDWHRQAWAAGFLLLMLVLLVNVTARSILSTGFSHKPR; encoded by the coding sequence ATGATGAGGAGATTGTCGTTGCGCCGAAAAGCCGTTAACACCGTGATGCTGACCGCAACCGGGTTGTGCACTCTTCTTGCCATAAGTGTCCTATTCTATCTCATCGGCTACCTGCTGGTTAAAGGCGGGGGTGCCCTGAACTGGAGTTTCTTCACCAGGCTGCCGGTCCCGGTGGGAGAAACCGGCGGCGGGATGGCCAACGCAATCCTCGGCAGCGCCAAGGTACTGCTGCTTGCCGCCCTGATTGGAGTCCCCATCGGTTTTCTGGCGGGTGTCTACCTCTCGGAGTACGGTGGGGCGGCTTTCTCTTCCGTGGTTCGCTTTGTCACGGACCTGTTGAACGGAGTGCCTTCCATCGTCATGGGCATTTTTGTCTACACTCTGCTCATCTTAAGGATGAAGCACTTCTCTGCATTTGCCGGAGGGGTTGCTCTCGGGATCATGATGATTCCCATTGCGCTGCGGAGTACGGAGGAGTTTCTGCGCGCAGTCCCGGCGTCGTTGCGCGAAGGCGCGATGGCTCTCGGCGCCCCGAAATGGAGGACGATCGCAACTGTCGTGATTCCCGCGGCGTTTCGCGGAATCGTCTCCGGAATGATGTTGAATCTGGCGCGCGTCGCAGGTGAGACTGCGCCGCTGCTGTTCACAAGCCTGAATAACCAATTCTGGAGTTCGGGCTGGAATCAGCCTACCGCCACTCTGCCTGTCATGATTTTCACCTATGCCATCGCGCCGTATCCGGACTGGCATCGACAGGCCTGGGCCGCGGGTTTCCTGCTGTTGATGCTGGTGCTCCTTGTCAATGTGACCGCCCGGTCGATCCTCTCGACCGGCTTCTCCCACAAACCGAGATAA
- the pstC gene encoding phosphate ABC transporter permease subunit PstC, with translation MATSASISQDRRPSGRASGVPARGFLRRALSGDRIAYGIVFSSASAIVALTVLLVYELWLHSALARHKFGWGFLFTQTWDPIAGHFGALPFIYGTVVTSALALVFAIPLGVGAAIFLAELAPPRVSDALTFLIELLAAVPSVIIGLVGIFVLVPVLQEAVPVLKSVLGFLPIFSGAFYGVSIFTAGVLLSVMIVPFIISISREVLLAVPRDLREAALALGATRWESTWQVVIPCARSGIVGSIFLALARTLGETMAVTMVIGNSPKISASLLAPGYSIAAVIANEFAEAAGDLYLSSLIELGLVLFALTIIINGAARLLILTTTAKGAR, from the coding sequence ATGGCGACATCGGCCAGTATCAGTCAGGACAGGCGGCCCTCGGGGCGGGCTTCGGGTGTCCCGGCCCGGGGGTTCCTGCGGCGCGCCCTGAGCGGAGACCGCATCGCCTACGGCATTGTTTTTTCCAGCGCCTCGGCCATTGTGGCGCTCACGGTCTTGCTTGTTTACGAGTTGTGGCTGCATTCGGCGCTTGCTCGCCACAAGTTCGGCTGGGGCTTTCTTTTCACGCAAACCTGGGACCCCATCGCCGGCCATTTCGGCGCGCTGCCTTTCATATATGGAACCGTAGTTACGTCCGCCCTGGCGCTTGTGTTTGCGATTCCGCTGGGCGTGGGCGCCGCCATCTTCCTGGCCGAGCTCGCTCCGCCGAGGGTTTCCGATGCCCTGACGTTCCTGATTGAACTGCTGGCCGCGGTTCCGAGCGTCATCATTGGGCTCGTCGGCATCTTTGTGCTGGTTCCCGTCCTGCAAGAGGCGGTTCCCGTCTTGAAATCCGTCCTCGGATTTCTTCCGATTTTCTCCGGCGCCTTTTATGGCGTGAGCATCTTCACCGCCGGCGTGCTCCTGTCGGTAATGATCGTACCCTTTATCATCTCCATATCCCGCGAGGTCCTGCTCGCTGTGCCAAGAGACCTACGCGAGGCGGCGCTGGCTTTGGGGGCGACGAGATGGGAGTCGACCTGGCAAGTGGTCATCCCATGCGCGCGCAGTGGAATTGTGGGCTCGATTTTCCTGGCTTTGGCGCGGACGCTGGGTGAAACCATGGCCGTGACCATGGTGATCGGAAACAGCCCGAAAATTTCGGCCTCACTGCTTGCTCCCGGTTACTCAATTGCCGCGGTCATCGCCAATGAGTTTGCCGAGGCCGCGGGCGACCTGTATTTGAGCTCGCTGATCGAGCTGGGATTGGTGCTGTTTGCGCTCACCATCATTATCAACGGAGCCGCGCGGCTGCTCATACTCACGACCACGGCAAAGGGGGCCCGATGA
- the pstS gene encoding phosphate ABC transporter substrate-binding protein PstS: MAVALGVCAMLCLSQTLINGAGATFPNPIYSKWFNEYHKLHPEIQINYQSLGSGAGIRQITEGTVDFGASDAIMTPEQLQDFQNKRGCAVLHFPTVLGAVVVTYHVPGISESLNLTPDTIAGIFLGKITRWNDPAIASANPKVKLPGADIVVVHRAEASGTTYCWTDYLSKVSAEWNSRVGKGAAVNWPVGLGGKGNEGVTGQVKQTAGAIGYVELIYAVQNQLPYASIKNAEGRFIKPDLASVTAAAAGAAKSMPDDFRISITNSPGKDAYPISTFTWLLVPEKIEDKTKLKVITDFLHWMLTSGQSMTESLSYAMLPKEVVAKEMKAIAKVK, from the coding sequence ATGGCAGTTGCCCTCGGGGTGTGCGCGATGCTGTGTTTGAGCCAGACGCTGATCAACGGCGCGGGAGCCACATTTCCCAATCCGATTTATTCGAAGTGGTTCAACGAGTATCACAAGCTTCACCCGGAGATTCAGATCAACTACCAATCGCTCGGCTCAGGCGCAGGCATACGGCAGATCACGGAGGGTACCGTAGATTTCGGCGCCTCCGACGCCATCATGACCCCGGAACAATTGCAGGATTTTCAGAACAAGCGGGGTTGTGCCGTCCTTCACTTCCCCACGGTGCTCGGCGCCGTGGTCGTCACGTACCACGTGCCCGGAATCTCGGAGTCGTTGAACCTGACGCCCGACACGATTGCCGGCATATTCCTGGGCAAGATCACCAGGTGGAATGACCCTGCCATCGCATCGGCCAATCCGAAGGTGAAACTGCCCGGTGCTGATATCGTCGTGGTCCATCGGGCCGAAGCCAGTGGCACGACCTATTGCTGGACAGACTATCTATCCAAAGTCAGCGCAGAGTGGAACTCCAGAGTCGGCAAGGGCGCTGCAGTGAATTGGCCTGTTGGCCTGGGGGGCAAGGGCAATGAGGGAGTCACCGGGCAGGTCAAGCAGACGGCGGGAGCGATCGGCTACGTGGAACTGATCTATGCGGTTCAGAATCAGCTTCCTTACGCCAGCATCAAGAACGCCGAGGGTCGCTTCATCAAGCCGGACCTTGCCAGCGTCACCGCGGCTGCTGCCGGCGCCGCCAAGAGCATGCCGGATGATTTTCGGATCTCGATCACGAATTCCCCCGGCAAAGATGCCTACCCGATCTCGACATTCACCTGGCTCCTGGTCCCGGAGAAGATCGAGGACAAGACAAAGCTCAAGGTCATCACCGATTTCCTGCACTGGATGCTTACCTCAGGGCAGTCAATGACCGAGAGCCTGAGCTATGCCATGCTTCCAAAGGAAGTGGTGGCAAAGGAAATGAAAGCGATTGCCAAAGTGAAATAG